The Dioscorea cayenensis subsp. rotundata cultivar TDr96_F1 chromosome 18, TDr96_F1_v2_PseudoChromosome.rev07_lg8_w22 25.fasta, whole genome shotgun sequence genome includes the window tccggtgaggtgtatcctaaaagtctggacaaagggacccttgcgatgagtagaggactctccacaagaccatcgccacggcTAACatgggggttttctatggatgccttgtttttttacattcgatttcattgattgtatctagctccatgtagagctaaacccctagtggatacttgggtatttgtgaaccctacaatgtattcatttcattgaacctctttattatgctttcaattaatttatgtttattgttagttccaatcttggagacttgattgtatgactgatcccctagagtgacactagggttgaaagttcttcttggcaactcttgtgagtgactAACAcatcatgagagttagacaaagctagattggggagggttgagacggtgagttgagaggtagcggagcgtcccctttcccctccggtgtgatctatccaacctccacgttctaagagttctttgtggccatagtagagtgaatgggctaagggatgaccttccgccggggcttagttgtgagtgcaacggagtgaagcgttgaagtgattttagcatctagggcttaattgtggctagggatctttcacctggacaaaagggttaggtctatacataggaatagggtttatcaattggaatctctagagcttattgcaattctatgcgagtgaggggttgagaggttattcaatctttcctccgggacatgtatagagttaggcatggttgaccttagatttgggatcatgtaattaagaatttccatgactcattgttgcatcaattaggaagtataatagagtgttcttgcacttcaaacgattgtcctaggtggatcaatatccggataccccatctttatcgattgccttacgttctcctttacttgtgccttctatcttgttgtttttctttttgttatttcatattttgtcacacttatcactatttatcttccacattagttaagaaacaacttaagtgtctttattccctactcgttgtggatatgatacccactcatctgggattattacttcgacacccgtgcagttgcggtttacatgcatatacggacgtgtcaagctttcatcggcattgatccggcgaggtgtatcctaggccggacaaagggacctttggacgagtagaggactcttcataagaccatcatcatgattatcgaggggttttttttatggatttattgcctttacattcgattttattgattgtaattagctccatggagagctaaaccccctagtgggtacttggattgtgaaccctaggatgtattcgtttcattgaaccttgttattatggtttcattaattgatgtttttattaagttccaatcttgaatacattgattgtatgaatatttacttagagtgacactagggttgagagttcttgttggtaacccttgtgagtgagtgacacaccacgagagttagacaaaactagattggagagggttgagagggtgagtcgagaggtagtggagtgtccgctttcccatccggtgtgatttattctacctccaattcctcgagttctttgcggtcatagtagagtgaatgggctaagggatgaccttccgctggggcttagttgcgagagcaatggagtgaagcattgaagtgattttagcatctagggcttaattatggctatggaccttccgcctggaccaaagggttttaTCTACATATAGAaggaggatttatcacttggaatccctagaactcattgcaattctatacgagtgcgaggttgagagatttaTCAATTTCTCTtgcgggacatgtatagggttaggcatggttgaccttagatttggaaccatgtattaaaggatctccacgactcattaatgcattagttaggaagcataatagagggtttttgcacttgaaatgattgtcctaggcggatcaatatccgagtaccccatttatatcgattgccttagctttcctttacttgtgctctctctcttgtctcttttacttttgtttgcattacatcttgtcccACAAATCACTATGCATATTTCTCTTAGTTaacaaacaatttaagtatttttactccctactccctctggatacgatacccactcacctggggttttattactttgataaacccgtgcacttgcaggacatacacaaggggcgttgtcatatTTCCACTCCGGATTATAAGTTAAGCTGTAAGGGTTTCCTTGCGGCGTTTGTCCCCCAATATattcaacattctcaattggggcgacggaggagctagcaataggacattgggaAACTCCATGCCCTCTTCCACAAGTGCTGTAACTCAACATTGACTCTAACTTTGAGCTACTACCCATAAGCATGTCTAGCTTCCGAGATAACACATCAACCTTCGcggcaagagcatcattagcaTTGACTTCATAAATTTCGGACCCTTTTTGTTGTGCACCTCTTGAtgcccaatgagactcattgcttgccattgattcaagTAGTTGCTCGGCTCGTAGGGGGTATTTTTTTGCTAAGAGATCCACCCACTGCgtcatcaattaattgacgagttgCATAGTGCAACCCGTTGTAGATGATTTGAcccgcatccaagaagcaaagccatgatggggaCATCTCGAAGAAGgtcttgaatctctcataagcttcaaatagtGTCTCCTACTCTCCTTGTTTGAATGTCGAAATTTCTTGCCCCGAGCTTTGCCATTTTGctaggaggaaaataccttcccaaaaaaatttttcaaccatatctttccatgttttgatcgatCCAGcggtaaggatgtgagccacggtatgctccatctctcaaagCTGAATGGAAATAGTCATAGTCAGATTGCATCGTCTGcattaccccatttatcttgaaagtggaACAGATTTGAAGGAAAGCGGTAAAGATGATCATGGccatcttcatttgcaagaccattaaattggactgaatttttgGACCATTCCAatggtgcttgccttgatctcaaaattatttgtggcAATGGATGGCGCatgcacactaaattcttcgATCCATAAATTACGGCCTTTCATATTCGATAAAAGTACGTATTTCTTTGGCCATGATTACtcgattgcttccccgcaagtgtacgggattgccaagtaataccttgtgtaaAGACatgaggatcatattccacggggctaaggatctcctattactccttcttgagatATTATCTAgccctaagatctcaagtgaggggatttactctactaggtgcaattaaaactaaaaacaagaatatcaacaaattagagagaacaagtaataagcaagcaagaaactcaatgtaatgcaaaggcctatggatgcggatccccttgaggggttatcatgaaacatggatgatgaataaaaagatgcaagggtaaaatggaccatgagatcaaggagaaactaattcaagcacCCATCATGGTAGCCCCAGTTGGAactccccattcgaattgatgtgtgatgcgagtgacTTTGCGGTTGGGCCATTGCTTGGTCGGTGGAGAGACAAACATTTTTCATCCCATTTACTACGCAAGTAAGACTCTAACGGAagcccaagagaactacactacAACTAAAAAGCAACTACTTGCCgtggtatttgcctttgataacTTCTGGTCATATTTGGTTATTTCTAAAGTGGTGGTGTACATTGATCATTCGACTTTGAGGTACTTACTTAGCAAATCGGATGCCAAACAACGTTTGATAAGGtgggttttattgcttcaagaatttgaccttgagATTAAGGACAATCTTGCAACTGATCATTTATCCCATGTAGAGGGCTCGGGACATAAACtataagagaaaaggacattaatgactcattccacgaagaacacttgtataatatccggtagtagaagagaaggaaccaccctgGTTTGTCGATTtcgctaattacttggttggtgggtcatcccgaaatggttttacgtatcaacaaaggaaaaaaattcttttcgGACCTTAAGCACTACATATGGGAAGACCCATACCTATTCGGAGTTTGTTACGATCGAGGTtgctcgaagatgtgtttctagggcagAGGGTTTATGCATTTTTGAGGCATTGCCACTCATGACCCATcggtggccattatgatgcaaatagaacaacaaagaaaaattcttgatgcagggtttctattggccatcggtGTTCCAAGACACCcgaaattcattcaagcttgtgatagatgtcGGCAGGTCGGCAACATATCTACTCTGGATGAGATGTCCCAAAATAGGAACCAAGCATGTGAAGTTTTGGATGTGTGGAGGATTGATATTATGGGACCCTTCCCGAGCTCCCATGGATATAAGTTCATACACGTGGCGATCGATTATGtatctaaatgggtggaggctcaagcctTGCAAACAAATAATGTGAGGGTGGTCatgaaattcttaaagaaattatttttccgGGTTTGGCGCCCCATGTGCGATCATTAGTGATAGAggcactcatttttgtaacacctaattttgcaaaaaaatttggagcgctatggagtctcccataaaatggcaacaCCATACCATCCACAAACTAGCGAGCAAGTAGAAGCGTCCAGCAGGGGACTTTTAAGCGAATCTTGGAGAAAAGCGTATCTCGGAACCCGAAGAGATTGGGCGGGAACATCTAGATTACACCCTCACGGTCCTCTGAGACGACTTACAAGACTCTTATTTGAATCATTCCGTATAAGATAGTCTATGAAaaaaagcttgccatttacagttgagcttgagcataaaagcttattgggctatcaaGTTTCTAAATCTCAATTCTTCTCTTGCAATTTGCAAGAGAAAACTCCaactaaaatgaaattgatgagtggcgctccacggcatatgagagttcaaaagctctataaagaaaaaaagtaaaagagtaccacgacggatgcatcaagcaccctaaacaATTTCACGAGGGAGATCAAGTCTTACTATTCAACTCCAGGGTTGAAATTATTTCGAGGGAAGCTAAGATCATGTTGGTCAGGTCCATACACGGTcactcaagtcttcccacatggagcggttgaggtaacccacccagaaaatggcacttttaaggtcaatgggcaacgactgaaattatacttcaataacaacactacaagggaaacCGGGGTGGCTTTaaactctttgagcccccatgaggtaaggaatgaggtacgtcgGGGCTCATGGCGTTAGACAAGCGcatcttgggaggtaacccaagcatTCGAGggtgtttttctttcatttttcatattctagtttatagttcatttcactttttcatatttcttagacttgtgttgctttttgaataagttcatgctcacacacacACTTGGCATATTGTTCTCATTGTCTTAATTGTGGTGTCTTTGTgtaacttcttgagaaactcatgtttaggtgtttattcatgtgctagatcgccgttttattcatttcattcgttttggagaagtcttcgagCTTACCATACCATTTTTTACATCATCTAAAGCAGGTTTTTCAAAGTTTTTGGGTGTGTTTTAAGGTCCCTACTGGCCATCTTGGGGACTATAGGGGTCGATGCGAGATGAACATAGAGCAAACCAAAGGCTCTGTACCATCTCGAGGGCGGGTCCCTAATAGCCCCCATATGGAGTCCATGCGAGACGGACTGACTTCTCGGCCGAGAGGGGCCAAACAGCCCAGGCGGCACTGATCTgaggggccgtatggggggccgtctaGGGCGGCCCGGTCCCTCCCCCTTCTtatacctctctctctctctcttccactctctcttttctctcaacTTTCCACCAAGTTTCTCTTTTCATTCTCACTAAATCCTTGGCCaaatcttctaatttttttctcctaaaacttctcccaatccattggagacttcgatctagtggtttttctttgagttttaaaagcttgttttctaaAGATTtttgtcggtatgctttttcaatgccctagtttttatctttttttcatttcttgggcattcttggagattttagggtgggatttctttagcatttatCTTGGTTCAGATgttgtgaatgtcatggatgaatttttttattcaaatttatgtaaaaaaattctttgattctatgaatataggggaaactcttgccCCACGAATAGttaccatacggcccccatcaCGGTCGTTTGaccacaaaaaaatttgaatttttcatttgtttcctctatattgtgcattttatttttgatttatcttgtatccctatgagcttgaacaaggttgtcttcattgtagggatgcctcacACTAAAAAGACTTGCCTCCAAGCGCTCAAGAACCATCGCACCCTCatctacacccgatgaacccgtcttcaCGTTAGGCCATCATTGAGAGAGATATGATATATTGAAGACAAAGCTATTTGGGGCATTGTGATATATTGATTGGGAgcttgtggagaaccttgggatagcaaaatcaagtcaaggagtggttatcacataattgttgggacaagcttttttTGCCATAAAGCGAGCCAACCTTTcgccaattaaccttggaggttttgagtacattcgAGGCATGACAAGATGGACAATCCGTGTGGGATAGGAAATGTATCACCATCCGCTTTTTAAgctttttgggaaaaaaagcgtactatgcaccacttggactttgcTAAGTACTTagggatctatgatgatgagtttataaATTCCATGGCCGGTACAcctcttaagcttgatttcccaagtgagGTGGATAGGGACCAACTATTGGGCAACCTTCGCGGTGATGATCGGGACCCGAAAGGCCTCGCGCATTATTGACCCGACcgcagattcattcatgctttgtttGCTCGTTCTATTTGGGGCCGGGACCCGATAGCAAGGGGTTGTCACTCAAGCCGATATTTACACGATGTATGGCATTTTTGTGCGGGCGCCCTACTCAACTTGGCCACCTTATCGCTGATGCATTTCTTCACTAGGGGCACATATacacgattgggagctatatttattgggcccctatgtgactagatttatccagtggcatgggtttatttgagcGAGACCACGAGATATGACCGTTGTAGGAAGTACTGAGCATCCCTCGGGCGAGGCCCACATATGAGCAATAAGCTTGGTGGTGAGCGTGGTGTGAGTGGCGGACCCACACGTCACTAGGTCACTTGGTGAGTCTAGTCGGTGACAGACGAGCACCGGAGTCATAGCTTTCGAGAGCACGCTGTCCCCACCCCGGCACTACATCATTACGACTTCGACATGAGGCgggggattgagggagaggTTCGAGGCTATGCGTTAGGAGTAGTATGAGATTCGTGGCCGGCTTCACTAGATCATTGAGGGGTAGCGCCCGACTTAAAGGCGATTTTTCACGGTTTCATCACCTCGTACTATGGCTCATCCTGCACTCTATGACCCCTCCTACGcagccatgccaccaccacggCACGCAGTTGTGATGAGTATCGAGCCctatttgagcatggacacctatcatttagtttagtttgctttgttttgtgtttttgtatttttgttgagttggcatggttcttaccctaccgacttgtgtcaaacattatttttctttttcatttttttgtgttttttactactccctagtttctcccttgtgtttgtattggtAAATTTgcgtggaatgatgatgtcccctttttgcctcacaggggcattgagggaatttggtgagctttcctagtttttttaatggaggtcggatgAGACATgaattgctcaccacacctttttgtCGAGTCATACCTCATGACAAGCACAAGTTGAGCAGgggaagttcgttttcaccctcctctatgatttgcattgcttcatctcacatgctttttcatgattagtgtacattgagggcaatgtacaacactaagtgtggggatgggtgtatttaaTGTATAGTACCATTTGTTCCATGCTAGtgctacctatgatggctttgttcattcttgtaagattctttttagcttggactaatgattgatgtgagttacttatttttttatgctttagtgaatctgttttacccctagtattgtcatgtgcactttgaattttttgtcgatgccacaggaatagccaatgtgactactctaactctcttgtatgcttaatacacgactttgagtacttggccttaaaacactaagttctatccttcaatgtttttcttaagaacttctaagtcttgttgagctagtcctagtttttgtgtcatgtagagtactacGAAGATGTAATCTAGGGTGAATgcagaaaatgaaatgaatgaatcgagaaaaaaagaaaaaaagagagagtctatgtcgagtattcctACGCTAGTGAaacatgaatgcgtctatgtaggcTATAATCGAGTAGTTGAGTGGTTCTTGTGCCCTAACCCGAGCATGTGCACCCTcgagaaagatttcaaaatgatgttagTGCAGTctcgttagtcggactcaaaaaaagagaaatgaataatgaaatgaaaataaaaaaactctagtgatctttttgagtgcCTActaaaggttttgagaagaaagtggatttagtttcaagctaaagatttagaaggatcttatttagccattgaagtagcacttcgtagtttaagacttagtattcttcgtatgtggagtgattagcatctagagtctgtcttgattgaagtccttaggctagacccgGATCaaggcaaatgagatataaaaattcacttacacgcactgagacatataaggggtgaggcaggatatttcttattatgctttttttgactataactcaacatctatgtatcatttttCCATTGctttttggagtcttatatttgcttgatgcgGAGGTAATGCATTTAAACACTTCTcgatctctttgtttttttcatgagttgtttgcttggggacaagcaatgcttaagatgtggggatatttgataagtgtctaaatgtaggtgtttttcatatatatatcgtattcactttgcatttatttttgtgaggtttgatgcctgtttttccagcttaatcatctactatttactttgtagggcataaggaagccatggagaacaagaagatatcatttaggcaaaaagacaagaaaacatgaatttcataccaccccatactacccgagtatggggACCGTATCTAGCTATGCAGTGAGAATGATTTAGAGTTATGCCCTTGATTTCCATAGTACCCAGCATCacggggccatatggaggccgtatacACCCCGTATGAaacgtgaatctagggtttttgagtgctatatgaccccatCGACCCCCTATATGGCCCGTATTTACGTGGGGGTATAAATactaacttttagggcagaacaaaggGGCTTTTTGTCTGGGCTTATttttgggagaccacttgagaggctttgggggACCTTGGGaaagagaagaagggcaaggaagctaggagatcattcaaggacaaggtccaagactctcaaggcaagaagataACATCATTCAAgcggagatctaccacgatttgaagggaCGGAGACCCAGCGGCTAGAggagcgtcattcggcattacTTTGGCGGtggaagtgtcattcggcatatattctacctcctcctccaccatttcatctagggagtgtcacttatgctttttcttttgtgtttcacttgattgtatttcTTGTCGTGGGATGATGAAACACTTTGGACCCCGAAGGgcccgggtgttggtgaaccttggggggttttatcatgtgttttggatgattacttgttaattccatgattgggtaattttgagatttaatccattgtttttcatgctaagtgctacactaaggagaaatccgtagctcttttatgagtgatgcatgtagatgtgacttgctcacatgtattagatcttgAATAGATTAGAAGgagatacttgtatcatcacgctaGAAATCAGTGTTTGGTACCCCTCCATGTAGATTTAAGCCGAGGAAGAGAGGCTTACTCCCGAGTGAGAATTCTTTGTACTTAATgtaatcgtaggaatgtggatttggaagaaattcctatctatgttcgtatgggattagggttcaatcatcgagaaattggggttgttctaatcttggaactCCTTGAGTGTCATGAAGGAAGTCATGCAATCATTATCGAACTTGAATGGGACATGCTTTTTCTAACAACCTTGTCGGGGGTCtagaaatttttagaaaaaaatatttaatgaatcttctatagaacccggcatgtcccaaaaaaaacttcttatggccttcacgAATTTGGAGATGGTAACTTTTTTtatggtggaaatctttgccttgtcgtCCTCAATTCCTTCTTTCGAAATTTTTGTGacccaagactatcccctcttagactatgaaatggcatttctccaaACTTAGCAAAAGAttagtctcttcacatcgaatgaggacccgctcaaggttcttgaggtACACATAGAATGAATCACCAAAAGAcggaaaaaaatcatcaatgaacACTTCCACAAAATCTTCCACCATTTCCTCAAAAAGGCCATCATACATCTACGAAGATAGCTAGGGCGTTACATAGCACtgaaaggcatgcggcgataaagcaaatgtgccatatggACAAGTGAAAgtagtcttctcttgatcttggggagatgggaatttggaaataacccgGAGAACCCATCAAAAAGCAATAGTAGGCATGTCCGGTGAGCCTCTCCAGAcatctggtcaatgaatggtagggaaaatgatctttttcgggtggcatcattcaattctCCATAGTCAATGCATACCCTCCACTGGTAGTTGTATGAGtcgggattaactcatttttttcattggtgatcacGTTTTCCCGGAATCCCTTCTATAGCctgttgaataatttttatggaCTCCGTCATTTCACCTATTCGTACTAAATAACGAGCTAATGAATCTCCTTCTTTTTGCCATTGGACTTCCCAATCGAATTCATTGTAACACTCATAATGATCAACTTTACGAAGATCCCATGGTATTCCAGAAGCTCGTAACATGGGTCCTGATAAGCCCCAATTTATTGCTTCCTCCCCACCAATAATGCCCACTCCTTCAACTCGGTCCAAAAAAATGGGATTCCGCGtaataagtttttcatattcAGCAACTCTGGTTAAAAAATAATCGCAGAAATCCAAACATTTATCTATCCATCCATGAGGTAGATCAGCAGCTACTCCTCCGATACGGAAATAATTATGCATCATTCGCATACCTGTAGAAGcttcaaataaatcatataGTAATTCCCTCTCTctgaaaatatagaaaaagggAGTCTGTGCACCAATATCCGCCATAAAAGGTCCAAGCCATAACAAATGAGAAGCTATACGACTCAGTTCTAGCATAATTACTCTTATATAACTCGCTCTTTGGGGTACTTGAACATTTCCCAACTGTTCTGGCGCATTTACCGTTATTGCCTCTGTGAACATAGTAGCTAAATAATCCCAACGTGTTACATAAGGCAGATATTGTATAATTGTTCGGTTTTCTGCTATTTTTTCCATTCCTCTGTGTAAATAGCCCAATATGGGTTCACAGTCAATAACATCTTCACCCTCGAGAGTAACGATCAGTCGAAGAA containing:
- the LOC120282758 gene encoding NAD(P)H-quinone oxidoreductase subunit H, chloroplastic, whose translation is MNRGRKNMTVPDTRKGLMIVNMGPHHPSMHGVLRLIVTLEGEDVIDCEPILGYLHRGMEKIAENRTIIQYLPYVTRWDYLATMFTEAITVNAPEQLGNVQVPQRASYIRVIMLELSRIASHLLWLGPFMADIGAQTPFFYIFRERELLYDLFEASTGMRMMHNYFRIGGVAADLPHGWIDKCLDFCDYFLTRVAEYEKLITRNPIFLDRVEGVGIIGGEEAINWGLSGPMLRASGIPWDLRKVDHYECYNEFDWEVQWQKEGDSLARYLVRIGEMTESIKIIQQAIEGIPGKRDHQ